The sequence below is a genomic window from Dermacentor albipictus isolate Rhodes 1998 colony chromosome 2, USDA_Dalb.pri_finalv2, whole genome shotgun sequence.
TATTATTTAGAGTATACACGTGCCTGCAGCTGTCTTTGGTGCTTGATATGTGAAGCCTACTTATATGTGTATATCTCAAGCAAAGGTGCAGCACATTTTACAACATGTATGTGACTCATACGTATGCTGCACATAAGACAAATCTCAACAAAAAGAAGTTAAAAACATTTAATAAATACACACATGCTTCTTATACACTGTACAGGTAGGTTAAATGAACGGAAAAAAATAGCATGTCTTGTATATCCTAGTAGTTTCATTTAATCTCCCTGCTAATCATGGAGGACAGGCTGCTCTTGATCTGGAGAGTGGTAGTGTCAAACTGGGTgcacgtgtaccctgcatggAAGAAAAAGGacaaaattaacaaaacttggcaatcagcCAGTGAAATACACTGTATTTAACCAAATCATAGACCACACATAGCCGATGTGTATCGTGTACAACACCAAAACTGCCTCCACAGCTTTTGCAACCGCCCACTTCCAGAGCTAGTGTCATCATCACAATGTGTGAGAACGCATTCCACATACACTAGTGATAATGTGCGAGGTTAGCTACTAAAGCTAAATGAAAATATTTGATGTGCTAAGTTATAGCCACAGCACACCACAAGTTAAACTGGTAAAGTGGTTAGTTTAGGCATGTGTAATCATCCTGCTCATGGCTTTCAGTCAAATATCAAATGCAATGGGATCTATGGGGAGCaacatgtaccgtatttactcgcataatgatcacacttttttgtcagaaaaatggatgcaaaatcaggggtgcgatcattacgcgggttaaatttctgcgaaaagaaaaaaatttttcctcctgcatttgctgcgggacaccaaaacaaaaatggcggccggtggagcaagccgaacgtgccgaatgcgttttttcttctcatgagtacattacgtgcattgaaacagttccttccgtatcagtaatgaataatattgtcaatatcagcaagtttgcggcaataacgtagccatgtccactttgaggggacagaaacacatgggcacgcttagctgccagtgacatagaaacacatagccggcatgctgcggaaactgcggcatctgtcttcactactatcctaatacagaatgtttccgctaagggtgggggaATATCTTGGCTGTGTTACAGGCGTTGGTGTATGAATAGattacacttttaacgtatcagtgtaaacctGGCTACTATCGctgccgctcgtgatttgttgcgtgcccacaagtgcagatgaaaagaatcgaaaggcaccttttttgttgttgaccacaaccgttataaagcctacacataataaaggcaagtttggttgcagcttttttagtcatggaagtgcggaaagtgatgaaagtaatgaaatgaggcatctacttaagaatgtttgttgcgtgcagaccgcttcgtttgtgtagcattcgacagatggtaagcgctatcaatattagctagacttggcacacgacatatcgctgcagcaagttcggTGTACGATTATtacatgggaaataaaaaaaattgaattttcatgacaaaattcaggggtgccaTCATTATGCGAGTAGAAACGGTAGCGGTCCACAGATAGCAATAAAAAGCTGCCTGATAGCTCGGAAATAAATTTTCATCCTGTGAAAGTAAATCTGCATCTTTCTTGATTGCAAGATGCGATTCTTGTGTTAAAAATTCTGTGGGCTTTGTGTGGCCCATGCTATGGTGGAgggctcaggattaattttgatccaCCAGGATTCTAACACGCTCTGAATGCATGGCACATGAGTATTTTTGTATTCCgtccccatcagaatgcggccacTGCAGCCTTGATAGAACCCACAACTAGACTAGTGCATCGATGTGATACAGCCTAAAAGTACACAATGCTACAAACAAGGATCATCTTTCTATGTACTGCATCTTTGTGGATTAAGCTACTACATACCAATGACAGCATTCAGCTTTAACGGGCAAAGCCCTTCTTTCACTGGGCCCTCTTTGTTGGTGTTCGACCCCTTCCCGTACAGGGATTTTCCCCGGAGGCCTTCATCTCCGAAGACATGTCGCAACAGGTTGCGGGCAAATTTCGTGGGCAGGCCACCGCAGTGTGCACGGAGGCGGCTGAGCACTGTTTTTTCCACCAGAATGCCATTTCCAATGTCCACCTGCAtaaagaaggcaaaaaaagacaCATTGAGATTTCCTTAGTTAAGGGCTATGTACACACAACGCAGGCATTACAATGCTTTAAATGTAAAAAGAGCTTGCACTTGATCTAATAAAACAATGAATTTAGTTTGTTATAATCTTTTCTGCATATATAACAATCCAAGGTCAAATGCCCTCCTGCATTCCAGCAAAACCACTTTGGATACCATGACTTGCAACACTAGCTGTAGTTGCAAAATAGTACAGAAGTCGGACAATAATATTTGGCGAAATATACTAAAAAATCATTCCATTATTCAAGATGCCTATATTTCATATGAGGACTTCTAAAAGTGTTCTGTAGACAAGCATTTTGATCTATAGGCACAACAAGAATTATCTGCACCAGAGAAAAAGGAAAATACTTATGTTTACTCATGAATCATTCATGTAATGGCGGCCAATATTTTGGTTTCCATCACATTAATAAATGGATGGTGTTAGTATTTGAAGGCTCAATTAATCCTGCAGGCACCAAAAATCGGGGTGAAATATTGGTCAgggactgtttttcttttttttctttcttaagtatAAATTTGGCCCTAAAACCGGGCCCAAATCAAAAATAGTAAAGTTACTAGTGTCTAAACAACATTCACAAATGAGCTTTAAGCATATGGCATCTTACGACTGAGTACTGAGTATTGACAAACCATAAATGCTGTCTGCATTACCAGCGCgaagctctaccaattgagctactgtggcgccgccttcccatccactttctgttgtatttatgttttactaatAGAACtgaccctgggaatgttagccagtgccaccacttaCTAACCTCGCTAGTGGATgtcgaacatcctttctgccgcaggcgtcacgagtatgtgatctttctgggtgaaggtatctgctcaataaacccgcacatgctacctgaaggcatcaatgttgcgggattcgagaccctcgttatgtaaggacgagaagggggttaactgacgggcccaatttttattaatcgtatcatgagaagccaacaaacgaagacaccaaggacaacacaggggagatTAATTTGTACATACTAATCGAAATGAATTCATGGAatggaaagtggatgaaaaaacaacttgccacaggttgGGTATGATCCCATGCCTTCGCAATACATgtgcgatgctctatcaattAAACTAGCGTGGCACCACCTTCCCATCCACTTTATGGGGTACTTATGTTTTACTGTGTACTAAAActaaccctgggaatgttagccagcaccaccacttgcaaaccttggcggcggatgtggaacatcctttccgcCACAGGCGTCATGAGTATGTGGTCTTtttcggtgaaggcaactggttgtTCAACATCCACTGCCAAGGTTAGTGagggcactggctaacactcccaaggttagttttAGTAGCAACatataaataccccagaaagtggatgggaagacggtgctgtggtagctcaattggtagagcatcgcatgcgtaatgcgaagacgtgggttcgttccccactgcagcaagttgtttttcatccctttcaattccattaatttattatttatttatttcaattattaagtacaagcaATCTCCCCTGTGTtatctttgttggcttcttaaaaTACCAGCATAAATGTTTCAATTTTAGGAGTCGTagtgcctctggggagattcgaccATTGGCAAAGTTTCGTATGGCCGTCTGGGAATCACTGACCATTATGCCCGCttgtgtttgtgctatggctagcgCGATAGCTATTTCCCTTGCTGTTTCTGCGGCACAACTCCTAAACATAGCTAATAACAACCACGACAAAGTGTCTATCTTATCTGGACAGCCGCTCACCCAGTACCAGACAGTAGCCATGAGGCAGCGCACCGCATGGCTCGAGAGCTTACGGACCGACCCTGGGTTAGCCCCGCCTCACCGACTACAGATGAGCGGGAAGATCGAAGGACCAGACttcacgaaattacacaacaccatagatttCAGAGTCGTACATTCCCGCTGCCAACCCCAAAATTAACGAAAAGTCAGTCTGTCAAATGGCGGCATTTACAGACCAGATCCTGTCTGAGCCCAGCTACTATGCAtctaatacacccagatttatacacgaCGAACAAATGCAGATGTtgcgactctagagccaccctggagcatatcctatgggaaagTACAGCTGTAATACAGGATAACggtgaccagtggcgtagctaggtcgtctggcacccggggcccataggtcttctgtcacccccctccccgggtgtagccggctgAAAagggggtgtcttcagacgtatatgacaccccccccccctcactggctccttgcacccggggcccacggccccccggcccccccctgttgctacgccactgacggtgacccagcctcaaacagcgacagcagCGCGCTGGGAGGCTGCGTTGCTCAGCTCAGACCTGCAGCAccctctgggctgtccagcgagccaaggaagacAAAAAGGGGCCACCAACCCTTGGTCGAAACCTAGGCGAGGTCCAGGCCTACCCCACCAAATCAGAGGGCACTGAATAAATGAATTAATAAATGTTTCAAGGAACAGGCATCTTACTTGCTCGGCCTGCACCACTTGTGTGGCCTTCTGCACGTCCGCCAGGCCCTCTAGCCTCCTGACTAGCTTGTTGGCTTTCTTCAGCATTGCGAAGGACTCTAGAGCAGACACAGAATAGGAAAGAAACATGGCATCATTTCATACATAACTGCACAGAACTCCAGTTACATGTCATGCACCTGTTAGGTCTGTGTAATAGTTGATGTACCATTCTGGTCTTGTGAAAGTGGTGAAGTCCCTCTTGGAATTTGTGAATACAGTTAATAGATACGATGCTAAATTACTAGCAGTCAACTGTATAACAGGTGTACCAGCTAACAAGAAACAAGTTCTAAAGAAAAAGCTTTATGTGCACATGTAAAACAATTCAAATAGAAAGTCGGTTAATCAGTGATaaagccccgcaggggcgtctgcgcaagcaggcggtttggtgtgttgcgacaccacggacccgagcacatgagggttggaccctcccgcgtgtagccgtgcgcggcttagccgtgtctggggaaaaggggatcctgggggttgagccaatgctgggtgtttggacctttaaggccccccggcggaggcaacacacccctttggcctcggcttcacatagacggcacctccagactgacccacctggaggacatcggcagtcgccttttcctgtctctccctcctcaaatcttcgtctttatctctcacttttttacctttcctgtctccttctctcttctttttacttcctttctcctggcggcaagggttaaccctgtgtggctatccaaccttgggtacaccatattcggttatagtgacggcgtacgactggcgtcgtgcagacttgtatgcaagctctgccgcgtcccctcgttgggctccgtggtgggctgTCGGCGTTGTTGCCGAatatatacaatttttcatggaaacttctttcccctcccttgctgatcgccctcagaaacgagggcgcaccgaagatgtcttcaagttttttggacgtcaaacccagaattttccccgctttcacgttattcattctgaaaagccaaacaaagtagtccgaaacatttcaccattccttgtttcaaaatccctgactgatgcttttggtcccggttacaaggtgtcgagaatggcaagcggcgacctcctcttggagctccgcgatgtaaaacaatacgagaaactacagcaactagtgtcatttggcgagacccccataacagtaaccccacaccgtacaatgaacaccacccgtggtgttgtgtcagatgatgatttacttgagctgactgaagcggaactcctggaggggcttcagcgaacagaatgtgatcaacgtcagaagaataaagatgaggcgggatggtaaagagattcagacgaggcacctaataattacttttggatcaagtatcttgcccgagtcaatccaggccgggtacatcaagctccgtgttaggccttacgtgcccaatccactccgatgtttcaaatgtcagcgcttcggccacagctcgcagagctgccgcggccgccaggCTTGTGccaaatgcagtgccacagaacacaccactgaaacttgtgagaacgctctccactgtgtaaactgtgagggggagcacgccgcgtactcgcggtcgtgcccatcctggaagaaagaaaaagaaatcattcaaggaggcacgcaggcgggttgcatacctgccaaagaaaagctttgccgaagtggcgcgtcagggggcagcgtcacaacggcctccggcggctgtgcgacccacaaacagtgagtcggcagctacgccgtcagcccccacggtggttgcagctagcgctgctccgccaaccgagcagaagggaccttctaccccgaAGGTGGgggcagctgaggctgccccaacctccgcggccccttccagcgctggcaacagccagcgcagccaaatcccccacggagccccatcgacctccgggctggtgggtgcaggggtcttgccctccaaggcagggccctcgctggtaaattctcgctcgcaagagcacgtgtccggcgcctcacaagaggcaatggacactacaactatcctcaaggcgcacccagcgcctaaggagcggcgaggctccctcgaacgctccagaaagagtagaacgcccgttacagggcctcgaaagagctctgtaacttaaggcatcacctccgtttccataccccgcaggggcgtctgcgcaagcaggcgtttggtgtgttgcgacaccacgtacccgagcacacgagggttggaccctcccgcgtgtagccgtgcgcggcttagccgtgtccggggaaaaggggatcctgggggttgagccaatgccgggtgtttggaccgttacggcccctcggcggcggcaacacacccctttggcctcggcttcacgtagacggcacccccggactgacccacccgggggaaatcggcag
It includes:
- the LOC139055468 gene encoding uncharacterized protein, whose product is MLKKANKLVRRLEGLADVQKATQVVQAEQVDIGNGILVEKTVLSRLRAHCGGLPTKFARNLLRHVFGDEGLRGKSLYGKGSNTNKEGPVKEGLCPLKLNAVIGYTCTQFDTTTLQIKSSLSSMISREIK